The genomic interval ATTCTGGAACACCTGCTCCAGCAGGGGGGAAACTGACATGACGAGCGACATGGCTGCGCTGCGCGCAGCACTTCCCTACATACGCTCCTACAAGGACAAGTGCTTCGTAGTGAAACTCGCAGGCGAGCTGTGCAAAAGAGGAGCACAGCTCGACCATGTCGCCGAACAGCTAGGTGTGCTGCACCAAGTGGGCATCCGACTTGTAGTAGTCCATGGTGGCGGCAAGCAGGCGACAGAACTGGCGGATCGGTTGGGTGTGCAGAGCGAGTTCGTAAACGGCCGGCGCATCACATCCGAAGAGATGCTAGAAGTTGCCAAGATGGCGTTCGCTGGCACCGTGAACACCGACATCATTGCGACCATGCGCAGGCAGAGTGTTCCGGCCGTGGGCCTCAGCGGGATCGACGCCGGGCTGGTGAAGGCCAAGCGCCGCCCACCCGTCAAGCTGAAGGATCCCGGCACGGGCGAGATCCGACAGGTTGATTTCGGCTTCGTGGGGGATTTGCAGAGCACTGACTGCTCCGTGCTACACGACCTCGTCGCTGCCGGCTACGTGCCGGTGGTGTGCTCGCTGGCTGCGGACGACAGCGGTCAGGCGCTCAACGTGAACGCTGACACGCTCGCCTCTCGGCTCGCGCAGGACCTCGGCGCCACGAAGTACATACTACTCAGCGCCGTGGATGGTGTGATGCATGATCCGAACGACCCCTCGACGCTGATCCCCGAGATTGACATCGCGAGGGCGGAGAGCCTGATTGCCACGGGGGTCATTACGGGCGGCATGCTACCCAAAATCACCACGTGCATCGAGGCGCTTCACGGCGGCGTACCACGTGTGCACATCGTAAACGGTCTGGCGCGTGAGGCTCTGTTGCGCGAGATCTTCACCAACGAGGGCTCCGGCACACTCATCCTCCCCGGCACCCCCGCGAAGCAGGAGTCGGAGTCGTAACCGACCAACAGGGTCCTCTGGCCCAGTGGCTAGCCTGCTACCTGTCATCCCGAAGGAGCGGTGAGAGGTGCTGACGTCTGGCATGCCGCCTACCACTACCACAGCGCCGGAGGGATCGCTCTCTGTCTTCCCACCCAACCGGTGGGGCCGAGCGTAACTACCTTCCACGAGCAGTGTGGCCTGATGCCCCCGGGGCCGTCACCTGCGAACCCTGACTCGCCCCTCTCCACTGCGGGACAGAGGCGAGTGGGATTTGATGTATTCGACTAGCGCGTCGATGTCCAGCAACCCCGTGTCGTAGCGGTAGCCGGTCGCAGCCTTCAGCACCTCGTGACCATCACCACCCGCGGCAGTGAAGCTGTTCACAGTCACTCGATAGGTGGTCCCGCGGTCCAACGGCTTCCCCGCAATCATAACGTCGGATACTCTGCTGCCTTGGGGCTTGCCCTGATCAATGACGTAGGATGTACCTCGAGAGGGGTGAAGCATCCCACCGCCTCCCGCGCCGTGCTCCAGTGACTTGAGCAGATCTTCGCCCGTCAGGTCCATCACGATGAGGGTGTTGTTGAAGGGTTGCACCGATATGGCTTGCCCATAGGTGATCGGACCGGGCTCGAGGGCGGCCCGCACTCCGCCCGCGTTCATGAAGGCAGCCACCGATCCCTGCTTGGCCGTGGCCTCCAGCATCGCATCGGTGATCACGTTCGCCATGGTGTTCTCGCCGGGAAAGCTCGCGACGGGGCCGAGCGGTGTGTCGGTAATCCCGATTCTCTCGCTCTGCAGGCTCGCGATGGGTCGCTGGAGCGCGGCGATCAGCGACCTTACCACCGGGTCTTCGGACAGGTCCTCGGTTACGGGAATTGGCTCGGAACCGCTCCAGCCAGTCACCCGTCCCACCTCGTCGAACTGCACCCGAAGCTTGCCAACTATCTTGCCCCACTCCCATGCCTGAACCACGAGCACGGTCTGCCCGTCTGCGCCGCGTACCACGGTCGGATAGGCTCCCCGCGACTGGGGCGCGCCCGGAAACTCCATCTTGCCGAGGGGCGTGTGGCTGTGGCCGCCCACGATCACGTCCACACCTTTCAGCTTTCCAGCCAAGGCCACGTCCTCCGAGTACCCGATGTGCGAGAGCAGCACGATCTTGTCAATCCCGTCGCCCAGCAACTTGTCCACCTCTGCCTGAACGCTGGAGAGGAGGTCGCGCATCTCGATGCTCTCGCCGGGAGAGGAGATGGAGAACAGATCCGGCGTGATTGCGCCCACCACGCCGATGCGCTGCCCCCCGATCTCGATGACCGTCGAGGGGTGGACGAGCCCCTTCAGATCGGGGTCGGCGGAGACGTCCAGGTTCGCGGCAAGCAGCGGAAACTGCACGAGCTTAGCGAAAGT from Fimbriimonadia bacterium carries:
- a CDS encoding 5'-nucleotidase C-terminal domain-containing protein, with protein sequence MKKPRPISTLLALALTIAVAVAQPFDLTILHSNDIHSRVEPARLAGNPIGGYARQAALIARLKAENPNPLVLNAGDSFQGTLYFNVYVGLADAACMNLVGYQAMAVGNHEFDRGPQPLATFAKLVQFPLLAANLDVSADPDLKGLVHPSTVIEIGGQRIGVVGAITPDLFSISSPGESIEMRDLLSSVQAEVDKLLGDGIDKIVLLSHIGYSEDVALAGKLKGVDVIVGGHSHTPLGKMEFPGAPQSRGAYPTVVRGADGQTVLVVQAWEWGKIVGKLRVQFDEVGRVTGWSGSEPIPVTEDLSEDPVVRSLIAALQRPIASLQSERIGITDTPLGPVASFPGENTMANVITDAMLEATAKQGSVAAFMNAGGVRAALEPGPITYGQAISVQPFNNTLIVMDLTGEDLLKSLEHGAGGGGMLHPSRGTSYVIDQGKPQGSRVSDVMIAGKPLDRGTTYRVTVNSFTAAGGDGHEVLKAATGYRYDTGLLDIDALVEYIKSHSPLSRSGEGRVRVRR
- the argB gene encoding acetylglutamate kinase, whose protein sequence is MTSDMAALRAALPYIRSYKDKCFVVKLAGELCKRGAQLDHVAEQLGVLHQVGIRLVVVHGGGKQATELADRLGVQSEFVNGRRITSEEMLEVAKMAFAGTVNTDIIATMRRQSVPAVGLSGIDAGLVKAKRRPPVKLKDPGTGEIRQVDFGFVGDLQSTDCSVLHDLVAAGYVPVVCSLAADDSGQALNVNADTLASRLAQDLGATKYILLSAVDGVMHDPNDPSTLIPEIDIARAESLIATGVITGGMLPKITTCIEALHGGVPRVHIVNGLAREALLREIFTNEGSGTLILPGTPAKQESES